A portion of the Drosophila sechellia strain sech25 chromosome 2R, ASM438219v1, whole genome shotgun sequence genome contains these proteins:
- the LOC6609826 gene encoding peptidyl-prolyl cis-trans isomerase FKBP8, with product MDTEKSSSSSFEDLTNAEDTKDIRKVAAEEAASGDGAPPASASGDGQKAEEEDVEEECDVLGNKQLIKRTITKAPQDSFRRPVRGELVTVNFTGALDNGTVVENELNFQCHVGDYEVVQGLDMVLPMLQVGEVSQVSVDSRFGYGSIGLKKEGESEYLVPPDANLTYEIELLDIKYEDFADLKSFEILRKYGTRKKERANFFYKRSEFTTAIHLYRRALDFLDNRDGDPESEFDKEDLELSNSDTQTLLEDRLIVYNNLAMTQIKIAAYDAALQSVEHVLRCQPNNSKALYRKGRILEGKADTQGAIKLLQKVATLEPENRAVQSDLARLFIKARREEHNEKEMYQKMLGQAKKMEQNTATRQKQPLVDNSKLKLLGYLMGTILIGVAGVAIYRYKY from the exons ATGGATACGGAGAAGTCTAGCAGTAGCTCCTTCGAGGACCTGACTAACGCCGAGGACACCAAAGACATTCGCAAGGTGGCAGCGGAGGAGGCAGCTTCCGGAGATGGCGCACCCCCGGCATCCGCTTCTGGAGACGGGCagaaggcggaggaggaggatgtcGAGGAAGAATGTGATGTACTGGGTAACAAGCAGCTGATTAAGCGCACCATCACGAAGGCACCACAGGACTCGTTTAGGCGTCCGGTTCGCGGCGAATTGGTCACCGTGAACTTCACGGGAGCACTGGACAACGGCACGGTGGTCGAGAACGAGTTGAACTTCCAGTGTCACGTGGGAGACTACGAGGTTGTCCAGGGACTAGACATGGTGTTGCCCATGCTGCAGGTCGGCGAAGTGTCCCAAGTCAGCGTGGATTCCCGCTTCGGCTACGGCTCCATAGGACTGAAAAAGGAGGGTGAATCCGAGTACCTGGTACCACCCGATGCGAAT CTTACCTACGAAATAGAGCTTTTGGATATCAAATACGAAGACTTTGCGGACCTTAAGAGCTTTGAAATACTGCGCAAATATGG TACGCGCAAGAAAGAACGTGCAAATTTCTTTTACAAGCGTTCGGAGTTCACAACCGCCATTCACCTGTACAGACGTGCCCTTGACTTTCTGGACAATCGGGATGGGGATCCGGAATCCGAGTTCGACAAGGAAGACTTGGAGCTCTCGAACAGCGACACGCAGACCCTGCTGGAGGATCGGTTGATCGTTTACAATAACTTGGCAATGACACAAATCAAGATTGCTGCTTATGACGCAGCTCTGCAGTCCGTGGAGCATGTGCTGCGGTGCCAGCCAAATAACTCCAAAGCCTTGTACCGCAAAGGCAGA ATATTGGAGGGCAAAGCGGACACCCAGGGCGCCATTAAGCTACTGCAAAAAGTGGCTACACTCGAACCTGAAAATCGAGCCGTTCAATCGGATTTGGCCAGACTTTTCATCAAGGCTCGTCGCGAGGAGCACAACGAAAAGGAGATGTATCAGAAGATGTTGGGCCAGGCCAAAAAAATGGAGCAGAATACTGCCACCAGGCAAAAGCAGCCGCTTGTGGACAATTCCAAG CTGAAGCTGCTTGGCTATCTAATGGGTACGATATTAATTGGAGTGGCTGGCGTCGCTATTTATCGTTACAAGTACTAA